One Methylobacterium sp. 77 DNA window includes the following coding sequences:
- a CDS encoding arylesterase: MALFAALGAGTGIGHAASRPLNLVAFGDSLTAGYRLPSAAAFPSVLERELKTRGRAVSIANAGVSGDTSTGGLDRLDWSVPDGTDGVILELGANDMLRGTDPAVTRKALDTIVSRLKARNIPVLLAGMKASTNLGPDYVARFDAIYPDLAARYGLILYPFFLEGILGDRRFNLEDGLHPNVKGVETIVAGILPTVETFLDQLSPAPK, encoded by the coding sequence ATGGCTCTCTTTGCCGCACTGGGAGCCGGGACGGGCATCGGACATGCTGCGTCCCGGCCGCTCAACCTCGTGGCCTTCGGCGATAGCCTCACCGCCGGGTACCGCCTGCCCTCGGCGGCGGCCTTCCCCAGCGTACTGGAGCGCGAGCTCAAGACCAGGGGCCGCGCCGTGTCGATCGCCAATGCTGGGGTTTCCGGCGATACCAGCACCGGCGGCCTCGACCGGCTCGACTGGTCTGTCCCCGACGGGACGGATGGCGTGATCCTCGAACTCGGCGCCAACGACATGTTGCGCGGCACCGATCCCGCCGTGACGCGCAAGGCGCTCGACACCATCGTCTCGCGCCTCAAGGCCCGCAACATCCCGGTTCTGCTCGCCGGCATGAAAGCCTCGACCAATCTCGGCCCGGATTACGTCGCGCGGTTCGACGCGATCTATCCGGATCTCGCCGCGCGCTACGGGCTCATCCTCTATCCGTTCTTCCTTGAAGGCATCCTCGGCGACCGGCGCTTCAACCTGGAGGACGGGCTCCACCCCAACGTGAAGGGCGTCGAGACCATCGTCGCCGGCATCCTGCCCACCGTCGAGACTTTCCTCGACCAGCTCAGTCCGGCCCCGAAATAA
- a CDS encoding c-type cytochrome, methanol metabolism-related, producing MRCISLIGLALLCLGAVPTSSSVRADPMPPAALTSEGPVRPTRFDGIRYLDKDGVPTYRVSDGGKRVDWSSMVGYLRYNANCIVCHGPDGAGSTYAPSLVDALKHDDYATFVGIVVGGKKDVNASEQLVMPAFGEDRNVMCYIDDVYVYLRARSDGVIGRGRPGEHEPKSEAFEKKEDACMG from the coding sequence GTGCGCTGCATCTCGCTGATTGGCTTGGCCCTCCTCTGCCTGGGCGCGGTGCCGACATCGTCGAGCGTCAGGGCCGATCCCATGCCGCCGGCCGCCCTGACGAGCGAAGGCCCGGTCCGGCCGACACGGTTCGACGGCATCCGCTACCTCGATAAGGACGGCGTTCCGACCTACCGCGTCAGCGATGGCGGCAAGCGGGTCGATTGGAGCTCGATGGTGGGCTACCTGCGCTACAACGCCAATTGCATCGTCTGCCACGGCCCGGATGGGGCGGGCTCGACCTACGCCCCCTCCCTCGTCGACGCCTTGAAGCACGACGATTACGCGACCTTCGTGGGGATCGTCGTCGGCGGCAAGAAGGACGTGAACGCCTCCGAGCAGCTGGTTATGCCGGCTTTCGGCGAGGACAGGAACGTCATGTGCTACATCGACGACGTCTACGTCTATCTGCGCGCCCGGTCCGACGGAGTCATCGGCCGTGGCCGGCCGGGCGAGCACGAGCCAAAGTCAGAAGCCTTCGAGAAGAAGGAGGATGCCTGCATGGGCTGA
- the dgcN gene encoding N-acetyltransferase DgcN, with amino-acid sequence MQIETPYLMFLGDVPDTLAAKTAYGIADWRPEWCVGQLRLDGCAADLGIPDLTLDEAVAKGCKTMVIGVANAGGVLPPHWVSEVVAALDAGLDIASGLHVRLGSVPEIAEAAERNGRQLHDVRHTTETFDTGKGTKRTGRRLLSVGTDCSVGKKYTVLALERGMRERGLDADFRATGQTGVFISGRGVAIDAVVADFISGAVEWISPAADPDHWDLIEGQGSLYHPSFAGVSLGLLHGAQADAFVVCHEPSRTAMRGVKHPLPSIQEVIDLTIQLGSLTNPGICPVGIAVNTQSLGEDEARTLLQDLTREHGLPTTDPVRFGVDGIIDRMLAEFPAGSAA; translated from the coding sequence ATGCAGATCGAAACGCCCTACCTGATGTTCCTGGGCGACGTGCCCGATACGCTGGCCGCCAAGACGGCCTACGGCATCGCCGACTGGCGCCCGGAATGGTGCGTCGGCCAGCTTCGCCTGGACGGATGCGCCGCCGATCTCGGCATTCCCGACCTGACCCTGGACGAGGCCGTGGCCAAGGGCTGCAAGACCATGGTCATCGGCGTCGCCAATGCCGGCGGCGTGCTGCCGCCGCATTGGGTGTCCGAAGTCGTGGCCGCGCTCGATGCCGGGCTCGACATCGCCAGCGGCCTGCATGTGCGCCTCGGTTCGGTCCCCGAGATCGCCGAGGCGGCGGAGCGGAACGGCCGGCAACTCCACGACGTCCGCCACACCACCGAGACCTTCGACACCGGCAAGGGCACGAAGCGGACCGGCCGCCGGCTCCTCAGCGTCGGCACCGATTGTTCGGTGGGAAAGAAGTACACCGTCCTCGCCCTGGAGCGCGGCATGCGCGAGCGCGGCCTCGACGCGGATTTCCGTGCCACCGGTCAGACCGGGGTGTTCATTTCCGGGCGCGGCGTCGCCATCGACGCGGTGGTGGCCGATTTCATCTCCGGCGCCGTCGAATGGATCTCCCCGGCGGCGGACCCCGATCATTGGGACCTGATCGAGGGGCAGGGCTCGCTCTACCACCCTTCCTTCGCCGGCGTCAGTCTCGGCCTGCTCCACGGCGCCCAGGCCGATGCCTTCGTCGTCTGCCACGAGCCGAGCCGCACCGCGATGCGCGGGGTGAAGCATCCGCTCCCCTCGATCCAGGAGGTGATCGACCTGACGATCCAGCTCGGCAGCCTCACCAATCCCGGCATCTGCCCGGTCGGCATCGCGGTGAACACGCAATCGCTCGGCGAGGACGAGGCGCGGACCCTGCTCCAGGACCTCACCCGCGAGCATGGGCTGCCCACCACCGATCCGGTGCGTTTCGGCGTCGACGGGATCATCGACCGGATGCTGGCGGAGTTTCCCGCCGGGAGCGCCGCATGA
- the hisF gene encoding imidazole glycerol phosphate synthase subunit HisF — protein sequence MLKTRIIPCLDVKDGRVVKGVQFLELRDAGDPVEAAKAYDAAGADELCFLDITASHEARGTLLDVVSRTAEACFMPLTVGGGVRTVEDIRTLLLAGADKVSINTAAVNDPSFVERGALKFGSQCIVVAIDAKRTSAPGEPDAWQIFTHGGRTPTGLDAIAFARTVAARGAGELLVTSMDRDGMRSGYDIALTRAISDAVSVPVIASGGVGGLDDLVAGVRDGGASAVLAASIFHFGQHTIAEAKAHMAAAGLRMRLDP from the coding sequence ATGTTGAAGACCCGTATCATCCCCTGCCTCGACGTGAAGGACGGACGCGTCGTCAAGGGCGTCCAGTTCCTGGAACTGCGCGATGCCGGCGATCCGGTGGAGGCGGCCAAGGCCTACGATGCGGCCGGGGCGGACGAACTCTGCTTTCTCGACATCACCGCGAGCCACGAGGCACGCGGCACCCTGCTCGACGTGGTGAGCCGCACGGCCGAGGCCTGCTTCATGCCGCTCACCGTGGGCGGGGGCGTGCGCACGGTGGAGGACATCCGCACGCTTCTGCTTGCCGGGGCCGACAAGGTCTCGATCAACACGGCGGCAGTGAACGACCCGTCCTTCGTCGAGCGCGGCGCCCTCAAATTCGGCAGTCAGTGCATCGTCGTCGCCATCGACGCCAAGCGCACCTCCGCTCCGGGCGAACCCGATGCCTGGCAGATCTTCACCCATGGCGGCCGAACGCCGACCGGGCTCGACGCCATCGCGTTCGCCCGCACGGTGGCCGCGCGCGGCGCCGGCGAACTCCTCGTCACCTCCATGGATCGGGACGGGATGCGCTCGGGATACGACATCGCGCTGACGCGGGCGATCTCGGACGCCGTCTCGGTGCCGGTTATCGCCTCCGGCGGCGTCGGCGGCCTCGACGATCTCGTGGCCGGCGTACGAGACGGCGGCGCCAGTGCCGTCCTCGCCGCCTCGATCTTCCATTTCGGACAGCACACCATCGCCGAGGCCAAGGCGCATATGGCGGCGGCCGGCTTGCGCATGCGGCTCGATCCGTGA
- a CDS encoding NAD(P)/FAD-dependent oxidoreductase has protein sequence MVPGETVDNLHRIVVVGGGAAGLQLATKLGDTLGRKGKAHVTLVDRARTHIWKPLLHEVAAGSLDVGHHAVDYLHHAHHHHFRYRIGSMTGLDRAAHTIQLAASHDAEGREVTPVRSVPYDTLVLAVGSTTNDFGTPGVKENAIALDTPDQAVRFHQRLVNGMLRAHTQVGPVRPGQLHVTVIGAGATGTELAAELHRTTRDVASTGLDRIDPAKDLKITLVEAASRILPAVPERLSFQVMALLNEIGVDVRTEARVTEVRPEGVQLADGGFIPSELVVWAAGVKAPPFLHDIGGLETTRNNQLVVTPTLQTTRDPDIFAIGDCAYLVEKGSDTPIPPRAQAAHQQASHLVKQIPIKMAGEPLKPFKYRDFGSLVSLGEYSAVGNLMGFIQGKNMFIAGLFARMMYRSLYKMHEQALHGTIKTGLDTLARALTRRTEPRVKLH, from the coding sequence ATGGTACCGGGCGAAACCGTGGACAACCTCCACCGCATCGTAGTCGTCGGCGGAGGCGCGGCGGGTCTTCAGCTCGCGACCAAGCTCGGCGATACGCTGGGCAGGAAGGGCAAGGCCCACGTCACCCTCGTGGACCGGGCCCGCACCCATATCTGGAAGCCGCTGCTGCATGAAGTCGCCGCCGGCAGCCTCGACGTGGGCCATCATGCGGTGGACTACCTCCACCATGCCCACCACCATCATTTCCGCTATCGCATCGGCTCGATGACCGGGCTCGACCGCGCCGCGCACACGATCCAGCTCGCCGCGAGCCACGATGCCGAAGGCCGCGAGGTGACCCCGGTCCGGTCCGTCCCCTACGACACGCTGGTGCTGGCGGTGGGCTCGACCACCAACGATTTCGGCACGCCGGGCGTGAAGGAGAACGCCATCGCCCTCGACACGCCGGACCAGGCGGTGCGTTTCCACCAGCGCCTCGTCAACGGCATGCTGCGCGCGCATACCCAGGTCGGTCCGGTACGCCCCGGCCAGCTCCACGTGACGGTGATCGGAGCCGGCGCCACGGGCACCGAGCTCGCCGCCGAGCTTCATCGCACCACCCGCGACGTGGCCTCCACCGGCCTCGACAGGATCGACCCGGCGAAGGACCTGAAGATCACCCTGGTCGAGGCGGCGAGCCGCATCCTGCCGGCCGTCCCCGAGCGGCTCTCGTTCCAGGTGATGGCCTTGCTGAACGAGATCGGAGTCGATGTGCGGACCGAGGCGCGCGTCACCGAAGTCCGCCCCGAAGGCGTCCAGCTCGCCGATGGCGGGTTCATTCCCTCCGAACTCGTGGTCTGGGCGGCCGGCGTGAAGGCGCCTCCGTTCCTGCACGACATCGGCGGCCTGGAGACGACGCGCAACAATCAGCTCGTGGTCACGCCGACGCTCCAGACCACGCGCGACCCCGACATCTTCGCCATCGGCGATTGCGCCTATCTCGTGGAGAAGGGCTCGGACACCCCGATCCCGCCCCGCGCGCAGGCGGCGCACCAGCAGGCGAGCCATCTCGTCAAGCAAATCCCGATCAAGATGGCGGGCGAGCCCCTGAAGCCGTTCAAGTATCGCGACTTCGGCTCGCTGGTCTCGCTCGGGGAGTATTCCGCGGTGGGGAACCTGATGGGGTTCATCCAGGGCAAGAACATGTTCATCGCCGGGCTGTTCGCGCGGATGATGTACCGTTCGCTCTACAAGATGCACGAGCAGGCCCTGCACGGCACGATCAAGACCGGCCTCGACACCCTGGCCCGCGCGCTGACGAGACGGACGGAGCCACGGGTCAAGCTGCACTGA
- the maiA gene encoding maleylacetoacetate isomerase, which translates to MKMYGNWRSAAAFRVRIALNLKGLACEETFIDLDAGDQHKPDFLAINPQGAVPAFFDGDGPPLTQSLAILDYLEDIHPEPALLPSEPKARARARSLAQVVACDTHPLYVPRVRTYLMSAYDIPKDRMMGFVRHWFEMGLGTLETRLANEPGTGRYAQGDAISHADLCLVSLWVGTGIFGVETAPYPTVKRIAEDCLSQDAFAKAHPLRQPGAPA; encoded by the coding sequence ATGAAGATGTACGGCAATTGGCGCTCGGCCGCCGCCTTCCGGGTGCGCATCGCCCTCAACCTCAAGGGTCTCGCCTGCGAGGAAACCTTCATCGACCTCGATGCGGGCGACCAGCACAAGCCCGACTTTCTGGCCATCAATCCGCAAGGCGCGGTGCCGGCCTTCTTCGACGGCGATGGCCCACCCCTGACCCAGTCGCTGGCGATCCTCGACTATCTCGAGGACATCCATCCCGAACCCGCCCTGCTGCCGAGCGAGCCGAAGGCCCGTGCCCGCGCCCGCTCGCTGGCGCAGGTGGTCGCCTGCGACACCCATCCGCTCTACGTGCCCCGGGTCCGCACCTACCTGATGTCGGCCTACGACATCCCGAAGGACCGCATGATGGGCTTCGTGCGGCACTGGTTCGAGATGGGCCTCGGGACGCTGGAGACCCGCCTCGCCAACGAGCCCGGCACCGGCCGCTACGCGCAAGGCGATGCGATCAGCCATGCCGATCTGTGCCTCGTGAGCCTCTGGGTCGGCACCGGCATCTTCGGCGTGGAGACCGCGCCCTATCCCACGGTGAAGCGGATCGCCGAGGACTGCCTGTCCCAGGACGCCTTCGCCAAGGCACACCCGCTGCGCCAGCCCGGAGCGCCGGCCTGA
- a CDS encoding ABC transporter ATP-binding protein, whose amino-acid sequence MPGKVQSPAIALSRIDLSLGRGAARVHVLRGISLDVARGEAVGLVGPSGSGKSTLLMVMAGLERPESGRIEVEGTDLGALDEDALARFRGRRIGIVFQAFHLVPTMTALENVALPLELADKPDAHQRARAELDAVGLGHRLHHYPAQLSGGEQQRVAIARAIAPDPAILVADEPTGNLDEATGRQIVDLLFALKRDRGATLVLVTHDPGLARLCDRTVRLRSGLVDETVAA is encoded by the coding sequence ATGCCCGGCAAGGTCCAGAGCCCGGCGATCGCCCTGTCGCGGATCGATCTCAGCCTCGGGCGGGGCGCGGCCCGGGTGCATGTCCTGCGCGGTATCTCCCTTGACGTGGCGCGCGGTGAAGCGGTGGGCCTCGTCGGCCCCTCGGGGTCCGGCAAGTCGACCCTTCTCATGGTGATGGCCGGTCTGGAACGGCCGGAATCCGGTCGCATTGAGGTGGAAGGCACCGATCTCGGAGCCCTCGACGAGGATGCGCTGGCGCGGTTTCGCGGCCGACGTATCGGCATCGTGTTCCAGGCGTTCCATCTTGTGCCGACGATGACGGCGCTGGAAAACGTCGCGCTTCCCCTCGAACTCGCCGACAAGCCCGATGCGCATCAGCGAGCGAGGGCCGAACTCGACGCGGTCGGTCTCGGCCACCGCCTGCACCATTACCCGGCCCAGCTCTCCGGCGGCGAGCAGCAGCGCGTCGCCATCGCCCGCGCTATCGCCCCGGACCCGGCGATCCTGGTGGCCGACGAGCCCACCGGCAATCTCGACGAGGCGACGGGGCGCCAGATCGTCGATCTGTTGTTCGCCCTGAAGCGCGACCGGGGCGCGACCCTCGTCCTCGTCACCCACGATCCCGGCCTCGCCCGGCTCTGCGACCGGACGGTTCGCCTGCGCTCGGGTTTGGTGGACGAGACGGTGGCGGCGTGA
- the thpR gene encoding RNA 2',3'-cyclic phosphodiesterase — protein sequence MPRLFTALEIPAPIADALARHQCGLRGARWIERGDLHITLRFLGDVDEDVAGAFHAGLVEARRRAPFEVTLGGLDAFGGDRPRAIIASVHPGADLLDLQEEHERLARTAGAEPERRKFTPHVTLARLNRREAGAPDVADYLAEMGLFPTLRFTATRVALFSARESRGGGPYVAEAAYPMG from the coding sequence ATGCCCCGCCTTTTCACCGCCCTGGAGATCCCGGCCCCCATCGCGGACGCGCTGGCGCGCCATCAATGCGGCCTTCGCGGCGCGCGCTGGATCGAGCGCGGCGACCTCCACATCACCCTGCGCTTCCTCGGCGACGTCGACGAGGATGTGGCCGGAGCGTTCCATGCGGGGCTGGTCGAGGCGCGCCGGCGCGCGCCGTTCGAGGTGACACTCGGCGGCCTCGACGCGTTCGGCGGCGACAGGCCCCGCGCGATCATCGCCAGCGTGCATCCCGGCGCCGACCTCCTCGACCTGCAGGAGGAGCACGAGCGCCTCGCCCGCACCGCCGGCGCCGAACCGGAACGGCGCAAGTTCACGCCGCACGTGACCCTCGCCCGCCTCAACCGGCGCGAGGCCGGCGCACCGGACGTGGCCGACTACCTCGCGGAGATGGGGCTGTTCCCGACGTTGAGGTTCACCGCGACGCGCGTGGCGCTGTTCTCGGCGCGGGAGTCGCGGGGCGGCGGGCCTTATGTGGCGGAGGCGGCGTATCCGATGGGGTGA
- the dgcA gene encoding N-acetyl-D-Glu racemase DgcA has protein sequence MTRRLTVAVERFPIAGAFTIARGSRTEAVVVLATIADEADGHVGRGECVPYPRYGESPESVCALISEQAGAIASGATRTDLLTLMKAGAARNALDCALLDLEAKQLGRPAWEIAGLSPPQVATTAYTLSLGTPESMEDAARSAAHRPLLKVKLGGEGDPARIAAVRRGAPDSRLIVDANEAWRAETIEANLAACVAAGVGLIEQPLPAGEDDLLAHIPRPIPICADESLHDRAGLDALSDRYDAINIKLDKAGGLTEAVMLAHEAKARGLSLMIGCMVGTSLAMAPAMLLAHHADYVDLDGPLLLARDREPALRFDGSLIHPPTPDLWG, from the coding sequence ATGACCCGCCGCCTCACCGTCGCGGTGGAGCGCTTCCCGATCGCGGGCGCCTTCACCATTGCCCGCGGCAGCCGCACGGAAGCGGTGGTGGTGCTCGCCACCATCGCGGACGAGGCGGACGGCCATGTGGGACGCGGCGAATGCGTGCCTTATCCGCGCTACGGCGAATCCCCGGAGAGTGTCTGCGCCCTGATCTCCGAACAGGCCGGTGCCATCGCGTCCGGCGCCACCCGCACCGACCTGCTGACGCTGATGAAGGCGGGCGCCGCCCGCAACGCCCTCGACTGCGCCCTGCTCGACCTCGAGGCCAAGCAGCTCGGCCGTCCGGCCTGGGAGATCGCGGGCCTCAGCCCGCCGCAGGTCGCGACCACGGCCTACACGCTGAGCCTCGGCACGCCCGAGAGCATGGAGGACGCCGCCCGTTCCGCCGCCCATCGTCCGCTGCTCAAGGTCAAGCTCGGCGGTGAGGGCGACCCGGCGCGCATCGCCGCCGTGAGGCGCGGCGCGCCGGATTCACGCCTCATCGTCGATGCCAACGAGGCGTGGCGGGCGGAGACCATCGAGGCGAACCTCGCCGCCTGCGTGGCGGCGGGCGTCGGCCTGATCGAGCAGCCGCTCCCCGCCGGGGAGGACGACCTCCTCGCGCACATCCCCCGGCCGATCCCGATCTGCGCCGATGAGAGCCTGCATGACCGTGCCGGTCTCGACGCCCTGAGCGACCGCTACGACGCCATCAACATCAAGCTCGACAAGGCCGGTGGCCTCACCGAGGCGGTGATGCTGGCGCACGAGGCCAAGGCGCGGGGTCTCTCGCTGATGATCGGCTGCATGGTCGGCACCTCGCTCGCCATGGCCCCGGCGATGCTGCTCGCCCATCACGCCGATTACGTCGACCTCGACGGCCCCCTGCTGCTGGCGCGGGACCGCGAACCGGCCCTGCGCTTCGACGGCAGCCTGATCCATCCGCCGACGCCGGACCTGTGGGGGTAG
- a CDS encoding phosphoribosyl-ATP diphosphatase: protein MTDFSLSDLEALVADRAAAPPDQSYTAKLLAGGPAKAAKKLGEEAVEAAIAAVQGDRAGLVSEAADVLYHLLVVLRSGGIGLPEVMAELQRRTAQSGIAEKAARRQT from the coding sequence ATGACCGATTTCAGCTTGAGCGACCTGGAGGCCTTGGTGGCCGACCGGGCCGCGGCGCCTCCGGACCAGTCCTACACCGCCAAGCTCCTCGCGGGCGGCCCGGCCAAGGCCGCCAAGAAGCTCGGTGAGGAAGCCGTGGAGGCGGCGATCGCGGCCGTCCAGGGCGACCGTGCCGGCCTGGTGAGCGAGGCGGCCGACGTGCTCTACCACCTCCTCGTGGTGCTGCGCTCCGGCGGCATCGGCCTGCCCGAGGTGATGGCGGAACTCCAGCGCCGCACGGCGCAGAGCGGCATCGCCGAGAAGGCGGCCCGGAGGCAGACGTGA
- the coaA gene encoding type I pantothenate kinase: MTRDLALGQDPVTGIGPERLSPYRLFPREEWAQLRAETPLTLTSDDVARLQSLNDPISIEEVVAIYLPLSRLLSLYVAATQGLFKATQRFLLAEHEAKVPYIIGVAGSVAVGKSTSARVLKALLARWPNTPKVDLVTTDGFLLSNAELKRMGAMERKGFPESYDTAALLRFLTDIKAGKKRVAAPLYSHLVYDVVPGEERVIESPDILIVEGLNVLQPARLPRDGTAIPFVSDFFDFSIYLDGHEDDLHRWYVNRFLRLRQTAFRDPLSYFRKYAEVTEAEALDIADTLWTTINLPNLRDNILPTRQRASLILAKGASHRIESVALRRL, translated from the coding sequence ATGACCCGCGACCTGGCCCTCGGCCAGGACCCGGTGACCGGGATCGGGCCGGAGCGGCTGTCGCCCTATCGGCTGTTCCCCCGCGAGGAATGGGCGCAGTTGCGCGCCGAGACCCCGCTCACCCTCACCAGCGACGACGTCGCCCGCCTGCAATCGCTGAACGACCCGATCTCCATCGAGGAGGTGGTGGCGATCTACCTGCCGCTGTCGCGCCTGCTCTCGCTCTACGTCGCGGCGACGCAGGGGCTGTTCAAGGCGACCCAGCGCTTCCTCCTCGCCGAACACGAGGCCAAGGTTCCCTACATCATCGGCGTCGCCGGATCGGTGGCGGTGGGCAAATCCACCTCCGCCCGTGTCCTCAAGGCGCTGCTCGCCCGCTGGCCCAACACGCCGAAGGTCGATCTCGTCACCACGGACGGGTTCCTGCTGTCCAATGCCGAGCTGAAGCGCATGGGCGCGATGGAGCGAAAGGGCTTCCCCGAGAGCTACGACACGGCGGCCCTCCTGCGCTTCCTCACCGACATCAAGGCCGGCAAGAAACGGGTCGCCGCGCCGCTCTATTCCCACCTCGTCTACGACGTCGTGCCGGGCGAGGAGCGGGTCATCGAATCCCCCGACATCCTCATCGTCGAGGGACTCAACGTCCTTCAGCCGGCGCGTTTGCCCCGCGACGGCACCGCGATTCCGTTCGTCTCCGACTTCTTCGACTTCTCGATCTACCTCGACGGGCACGAGGACGACCTTCACCGCTGGTACGTCAACCGCTTCCTGCGCCTGCGCCAGACCGCCTTCCGCGACCCGCTCTCCTACTTCCGCAAATATGCCGAGGTGACGGAGGCCGAGGCGCTCGACATCGCCGATACCCTCTGGACCACGATCAACCTGCCGAACCTGCGCGACAATATCCTGCCGACGCGCCAGCGGGCGAGCCTGATCCTGGCCAAGGGCGCGAGCCACCGGATCGAGAGCGTGGCGCTCAGGCGGCTGTGA